From Impatiens glandulifera chromosome 7, dImpGla2.1, whole genome shotgun sequence:
tcatatttttatattgttgtttataatatcaataattttaacctTACTAGTTCCaatatatttctattattttagtttcatttattaaaagaaacaaTGTGCAGGACATTACATGCATataagcaagaaacaaacacaaattaataCAGTATATACAAATTCAAACAACAAAAATCACTCAATAATACAGTTCTTGAATATCCAAAAAGAACAGAAATGCATGGGTACATGTATAGCAGTACCCCCAAATTGCACACATGAATATTCCTGAGTTATCTGTAGTTGTTCTCCATAGATGTGATGTTAGTTCCCTTCGGGTATAAGCACTACTGATCCAGAAGTTTTCCTATTTTCAAGATCAGCGTGAGCTTGAGCAGCCTGCGACAAAGGGTAGGTGTGGTTAACACGTACTCGAAGTATACCCGATCCAATACAAGCAAACACCTCCCCAGCGCATTCTAGTAGCTCGTCCCTCGTTGTGTTGTATTGCATGAGTGTAGGTCTTGTAAGGAAGAGAGATTTTGACGCAAGGGCTGACAACGGAATTGCATCCGGTGTGCCCGATGATTGCCCAAAATTCACCATATATCCGCGAGTCTTTAAGCAGTCCAATGAACCCTGAAAGAAatatagaaaacaataattACCCACCCGCCATTTAGTCTAAAAcgaattgaatttatttatttattattcaggGTAAAATGGAATGCAGTAAATGTGATATGGAGGGTCTTACTATTTTGCTTCAAACTCAACAACAATAACATTAAccagagcttgtttgatgttggttatttttttttttcagattatctgatcttttttaaagaaattatgttTGTTGAAAAGTAGGTTATTTGAATGATTAaactatcatttttatttaatattttaaaatgttaacacaaataaattaagGATACTTCACCTGAAAGGTGTCTTTCCCGACAGAATCATAAACGACATCAACACCAGTACCCGATGTTATTTCCGAAACACGATTAACAAAACTCTCATCCTTGTAAAGTATTACGTGATGACATCCATCCTCTTTTGCTTGGGCTGCCTTATCACTTGTTGAGACTGTACCAATAACCGTGGCGCCTAAGGCATTTGCCCATTGGCACAACAGAGATCCAACTCCACCCGCAGCAGCATGAACTAGAACAGTATGACCCGGTTCaacctataaatatatatatatatatagtaagatAAATAagtaaacataataataatgataaaaataaaataatataacctTGAAACAACGGCGCAGGAGGAACTGAGCGGTCATTCCTTTAAGCATTACAGAGGCGGCTACTATGGGGTCAATTGAAGAAGGAACAGGAACCACTTTGTCTGCAGGAAGAATCTGTTCCTCAGAATAAGCTCCCATTGGATTTCCAGCATAAGCAACCACGTCTCCAACTAATCTGCCTGTTAGTCCAGGACCCACTGCTGTCACCACGCCAACCGCCTCCATACCTGAAATtggaaaaaaacatattaatactatttattCTGTGGTGATCTAAGAGCTTATCAAATGTCAGGATAGGAAAATATCTTCTTCAGAAcatttattaaaactaaatcaGTTTGCCTTCCAAGTTCAAGGATGAAAAGACTAAAGGAACCGATTTGTCAATATGTGCCAGTGGGTGTCACTGAAATCCAGAGAGGCTCATAGAATTACTGATAAATAGGTTAGACGAGAACTAGTCCATCTTTGTTTCATAACCTTCAAACATAGACAAAGCCAACAAGAACTTTTTTGCTTTCAAAATCAGTTGCAATAAACCAAATTTTTGGAAAAACccttatttgatgaaaaagtggattatttggattaaatgattaaaatattatttgtatttaatatttttaaattttaaagggAATTTTAGTTGACCATTTGGGTGGAAGTGatttatgatataaataatCCTTCATCAAGCAAGGCCTGTGTCATTTGAATACAAACTTGTTGTGGCAACAAAtatacaaaacataaaaaaagaaaacaagatgCTAACAATGAAATGGGTGCAAAGGAAAAAGCAAGCAAGGCAATCACTGCTTAAGACTGTTAAGACAATAAGATCCAAATGTCTCACACCATATGCTATGAATATCCGATTTCAATGAACGTGAGAAGGTCAGGAAAGTGCTTTTGTTCCTTTTCATTCGAAATAAGCAACAAAATGATAATAGGGATGGTAAACTAGCAACTTTTAAGAGCAATCATGATCCCCTAATGGATCCATTGCTCCAAAAGACCAACAATTGTCCTTTGCAACCGAGCTAAAAGATTGAGCACAACCAAAGCCAACAAGAACTTGATCATACAACAACAaagaaaaaagtttaaaatgaacatgaattagtaaaaaatgaaaattattctCTATTAAGAAGTTCAAAGAAACATGACGACCAGTTGGAAGAAGAGAACTAGACCTGGAATGAAAGGAGTTGTAGGTGCCTTGTAAACTCCTTTGCGGAagtatatatcaataaaattaagCCCAATTGCCTTGTTCTTCACTCGAATTTCACCTTCCTTTGGCTCTCCTATCTCTACAACCTCCCATTTCAGAACCTAGCAATACAATATCTCGTTCAAATATCATGTCACCTACCAAATCCACTTTTCTTTCTGgaatttgaatcaaaataagACCATGTCTATCCTACAGATGAGGAGAATCAAGGCTACAGAGAAAAGTACTAGATTAAAGTAAATTAGCAAGTTTCCAGAAAACAATTGTGTTACTGCAAAACTGCAACATCATTAGATTGGATCAAACTGGACCAGTAAGTATTACAGCATAATAATATGGTAACTGGACGAACGAAAACGGTCATACTTCAGAAAATCAATAACAGGTATATATGAAAGTGAAATTGAACAATGACCCATCATCACCTGATACAAAGACTTAATATGACAAGAAAGAAAACTGATGAGTAGATCAATTGCAACATGGGTTCACACATACAGAGAGAGTGAGCTAGAGTGTGAGAGAAAGAGAAGGAAAGCGCACCTCAGGACCCCCAAGTTCATGAACCCTAATGGCTTTAACCATTGCTAAAGCTACAACTGACGAGTTAAATGTTCTCTTAGTTGATCTATTTGGTGCTATGAGCAGACGGAGGAGACGACCCTGTAGCCGATTCTTGCTGAATGCGTTGCTCAGATTCAGAAAGGAGCTCGAATCAAATGAACTCGTCAACAATTGACGTTGGTGGTGTTGACAAAATTGGAATTTTAATATACCCATCAAAATCAGTTGTCAAATTGGGGATGATTATCAAAGTCTAGAAGTTTCGATAAGCTCAACTACCAAAAGAAAATGTTAAAGAGAATGTTTAGAGAAAATCCAAAAGCTTCCCAAATTAGAGCCCAAGAAGATGGGCTTTAGTTTAGTTTAAACTTTCAATCCAATGGTATAATACACTTATGGTTAATAATTTAGCAATAGAGTTggactttattttttatttatttatttttaatccgATAAAAAGGTTGTCTCATATTCAATGCgatcaaaatcgagagtttacgtaaaatcgttaaACCATTATAAACTCGTATCGTAAACTCGAATCATAAACTCGTAGGagtttacttataaataatatgaaatattaaatattaaattataaatcattcaaaatattttaaacttaataaataaaaatcattcaatgCATAATAAATTGTTCATAACCAACTTTTAAATCAAGAAATTAAATCATCAACATTTGTCTCATGGCTAATATCAAAATTGTCTAAATCATTCAtagcatcatcatcatcatcaacttcATCACCATCATCTCTTTCTACTCCTTTTTCACCATCTTTCTCGCATAtttcttctttgttttctttACATTTAGTACTCTCTATAAATAAACGTGTTTGAGATGCCGATAAATTATACGTATCATTTTCTTCAGTTATCCACTCATCATCAGAAGAAACATCTTCAACGTATTTTCTTAATACTTGTTTGTCATTTAACTTCATGTTGTACCTGACAAATACCAAGTCATTCATTTTTTGTTGATGTAGACAATTTCTACACTTTGTATGCACCTACAGGCAAAGAAGAATATTAATGTTCTAATTTTAAAACCTGAATAATTAggtaaacaaacaaaatttaagtatatgtaaaaacaaaaatataccaTTTCAAATGCACTCCAATTCCGTTCACATCCAGATGAACGGCAAGTAAGACTAAGTATTCTAATAGCAAACATTTGTAGCTCTGGACATTCATCACCATAAGAATCCCACCATTCAGCTGGAGACTTTGTGTTTGTTGCCATTTTTGCAAATTTAGAACCAAATAATTCTCttgcatttttaaatgattcaagcTGACTATCTATCTTACTTATCATATTTTCATCGGTTATCATCCTTTAAATACAACTATATAAACCCTTTTTAATCTGAAAATTGGATTTATAATCACAACTATAATGATATTGAAGATTTAGATAATAACCAGCAACATGTAAGGGTTTGTGGAGTTGAATTGCCCATCGTTCATCAATGATCTTCCAAATAAGTTCATAACTAAAATgaagacaaacaaaatattatgaatacatagattaaaaatcaataaaaatacaaatgttACTTACTTCTCTTTATATTGTTGAAGTTGACTCTAATATTTTCTTTAGCTTCATCCATTTGTTCATAAATAAAACTCATGGCAGGCTTAACATCTGAATCCACCATTCTAAGTACTTTAATTAGAGGTCTCACAACTTTGAgatatgtaattatatttgaCCATAATCGACTACCATTAACCATTGCCTCAATTTTCTTTCCATCAACCGTACTCGAGAATGAACTTGATCTCCAATTTCTTGAACTAAATATAGTCATTAGTGGAACTTTTAAGTTAACAAAACTCCTTAACATAAGATATGCAGTGGCAAATCTTGTCTTTACTGGTCTAATTAGGTTTCTTCCATCAATAAAATGTCGTAACATAGATATAAGTGGAGTTCTCGAGTATATATACCTTGTTATGCTTTTGGCATTCTCAATTTCCAAAGTATggacatatatttttttctcaaaatcttttaacATGAGATCAATACAATGAGCAGAACAAGGTCCAATAtaacctttttcttttttccatcAATAATTCACCAGCTAATTTGTAATTAGCAGCATTGTCACTAACTATTTGAACAACATTCTCTTCTCCAACTTCTTCTACAATTTCATCTTACATTTGAAATATCTTATCCGCTATCTTAGAAATGTTGGAAGTGTCAATGGAAGTTAAAAAAATCGTTCCTTTAGGACTGTTAACCAAAAAATTGCATATGGAACGTCTTTTCTTATCAATCCAACCATCTGACATAATTGAGCAACCTGTTTTTCTCCATGCTATCTTAAAATCTCTCAGCAACTCGTGTGTTAGTTCCACCTCTTTCTTTAGATATTTTACTCGTACTTCATGATAAGTAGGTTGCTTAAATTCTGGACCATGTCTAGCAACCATctcaagtgtttttttttttcaaaataatgatttttcaCAACATTTAAAGGAATGACACTAGTATAGAGAAAATGAGAGATCATTTGACAAGCATCTTCTCTTAAATCTTTCTTAAATATTTCACTCACTGTTTTTTGTACGTTTGATCTCTTTATAAAAGATTGTCTCGCACCTTtatcaaattgttttgaaacaatttgtatatcttctccttcatcatcttcattctcATAAATAACTTTTTGTCTTTTTCCTTGCTTGCCTCATCATTTTTCGATAAAAAAtctctaatatttaatttcacatAATTAGGAACACTAATACAAGGTTCAACATCTTTGTGTGTACAAGCTAAATGATGTTTGAAACGATATATTCCACCCGAGAATATTTTTGAGCAAAATTTGTATTTTACTTTCTTAGAATTGCTATCAACATCAATTTCATACTCCCAACCAATATCACATCTATTTCCCGGTTTATTCTTATTTAACTTATGAGCAACATAACCCGATACTGGCATTGTTTTATAAGTTAGACTAACtctgtaaaatataaaataataataatttaataaattaaatatgtcaaatatattttgtcatgtggtattaattaataaattatatagaaagTATGTACTgtaaataatcatatattatttttattattgtttatgtGGACATTTTCATCTGATAAAAGgagattataagtttataaccAACTTATAAATTAGGATAactatttagttaaaaaaattataactaaaatggGTAACTAAATTAGGATAAGAATAGTTGATGTAactaaattaagatttattattaataaaataatattatatagataATAGGAGTATATGACTATGCCTAGGACAATGTTGACAAGACTAACACTAATTTACTGATAGTGACTTGTCTTTCCATCAATCGTACTCTTGTGATACTTGTGACTTACTTATCACCATCTAACAgtacaaaaacaaaatgtaaagataaaaaaagcaagaaaagaaatatatattacatggtattagaagaagaaaggaagaagagcACTCCGGTGGTAGTGTTAGAGAAAA
This genomic window contains:
- the LOC124945124 gene encoding quinone oxidoreductase-like; translation: MGILKFQFCQHHQRQLLTSSFDSSSFLNLSNAFSKNRLQGRLLRLLIAPNRSTKRTFNSSVVALAMVKAIRVHELGGPEVLKWEVVEIGEPKEGEIRVKNKAIGLNFIDIYFRKGVYKAPTTPFIPGMEAVGVVTAVGPGLTGRLVGDVVAYAGNPMGAYSEEQILPADKVVPVPSSIDPIVAASVMLKGMTAQFLLRRCFKVEPGHTVLVHAAAGGVGSLLCQWANALGATVIGTVSTSDKAAQAKEDGCHHVILYKDESFVNRVSEITSGTGVDVVYDSVGKDTFQGSLDCLKTRGYMVNFGQSSGTPDAIPLSALASKSLFLTRPTLMQYNTTRDELLECAGEVFACIGSGILRVRVNHTYPLSQAAQAHADLENRKTSGSVVLIPEGN